The nucleotide window GTCTTCCGCTGCGGGGGAGATCACAGCCGGCTTGAAGGCGTCGACGAACGAGAACACGGCGGTCTGCGCGCCGAGGTTCTGCAACCCGTCGATCAGGTACTGCGGGTTGAAGCCGATCGTGAGCGGCTCGCCGGTGAAGGTCGCCTCCATGGCCTCGCTGGCCCGCGCCTCCTCCGTGCCGCCGGCCTCGACCACCAGACCGTCCTCGCCGAAGCTGAGCAGGACGGGGGTGGTGCGCTCGGCGACCAGGGCGACGCGGCGGACGACCTCGACGAGCGCGGAGACGCTCAGCCGCGCCTCGGCGTTGTGGTTCGTCGGGAACAGCGAGCGCACCGGCGGGTAGTTCGCGCCGTCGAGCAGGCGGCTCGTCGTGCGCCGGGTGCCGCCGGCGAACCCGATCATTCCCTCGCCGGCGTTGCCCTGTGCCAGCGCGAGGGTGACTTCGCCACCGAGCGGGCCCATCGTCTTGGCGGTGTCGTTCAGCGTCTTCGCCGGCACCAGCGCGTTGAGGCTGATCTCCGGGTCGTCCGGGCTCCACTCGAGCTCGCGCATCGCGAGGCGGTAACGGTCGGTGGCGAGCATCGCCATCGAGGTGCCGTTCAGCTCGATCCGGACGCCGGTCATCATCGGCAGCGTCTCGTCCCGGCCCGCGGCGATGGCCACCTGCTGAACGGCGGCGGCGAACACCTGCGCGTTGACCGTCCCGGCGCTGGACGGCATGTCCGGCAGGGTCGGGTAGTCCTCGACCGGCATCGTCGGCAGGGTGAAGCGCGCGCTGCCGCAGACCAGTTCGAGATGCGCACCGACGGCCGCGATGTCGACCGGCTTGTTCGGTAGTGCCTTGGTGATCTCCGCGAGCAGGCGGCCCGAGACCAGGGCGGCGCCGTCGGCGTCGGCCTGCACCTCCACACTCACCTGACTGGAGACCTCGTAGTCGAAGCCAGACACGTGCAGCCTGCCGTCGGTCACCCGCAGCATGACGCCGGCGAGCACCGGTACCGACGGGCGGCTCGGCAAACTCTTCGCCGTCCACGCCACGGCGTCGGCGAGTGCGTCTCGCTCCACCCGGAACTTCATGCCATGCCCTCCGCGTCACTCTTCCTCGACGAACCAACTTCGGATGTGCTGGTGGCGCCTACTGAACTCTATGGCTCGGGTCGGTGCTGTGTGCGCCCGGCCCCGGTGCTGCGAAGTGAGCCAGTGGTGCTTCGAGGCGGCAAGCCGCTCATCCACACCTTCCCCAACGCTGATGATTGCTTTTTGTTGTCTCAGAGAAATATCTAGTCGTCTTCATCGGTCCTGTGCAAAGTGTGGAGAACTCTTGTTTGCGCAGGCCAGCAGGTTATCCACCGGTGATTCACAGGTGGAAAACCAGGGTACAAACCCCGGGCTGCGTCCACAGTCGTCGACCCGACGGCAGTTGTCCACCGTTGTCCACCGGCTATCCACCGGTTATCCACGGGGTTTGTGCCCAGCCCTGGGGATAACGCCGGAACGCTACCGGCTCGTCGTCCCCAGAACCTTCAACAGGAAATCCACACGCGTCCACAGCCTGTGTGGAGTCTGGTGACGGTGCGTGTCTGTCCACATCGATTTCCCCAGGGCTCATCCACATCTGTGGGGAACGGCGGCGAGGGTTGTCCACCGCTGGGGATAACTACCTGTGAACGCCTGTGAACTTCTGTGGATAACGTTGGCACGATCCGGTGCCGTCCCGACGTTGACACGAACGAGTTGGGGAAAACCCCGCGATCGGGGACCGCTTGTGGCCGGCCGACGATCCTGTAGGGACGACAACCTCCGTCCGAGATGGCCCGTGAAGCACTCGCCTCACGTCACCCGGCCCGCTCTCGTCACCCCGCCCGACACGCCGTCCGCCTTGTTGGGTGGGCGGCGGTACGGGCTTCAGGCTGTGACGGTGGCAGATCCCGTTCAGGCACGGCGGCTCAATGACCAGGAAGGTCAGCAGCCGTTACGTGTCACCCGTCGAGGCACTGGTTCACCGATCCGATGACGCCGGGCGATGATCGTGCGGGCCGTGACCGGCCGGAACACGGTGCCGCCGATCGCGGTGCCGCCGATCACGGTGCTGGCGATCGCGGTGCTGGCGATCGCGGTGCTGGCGATCGCGGAGGTCACCGGTCGGTGACGCCCGCCGAGCTGTTCGCCGGGGCGCGGGTCGCCCACCTGGCCACGGTCGACGACACCGGCGCGCCGCACCTGGTGCCGATCGTCTTCGCCCTGGTCGGCGACGTCATCTACAGCGCGGTCGACGACAAGCCGAAGCGGCATCGCCGGCTGCGCCGGCTCGCCAACGTCGCACACGAGCCGCGGGTGAGTGTGCTCGCCGACCACTACGACGACGACTGGACCCGACTGTGGTGGGTCCGCGCCGATGGCACCGCAGCCGTACTGCCCGACTCGGCGGAGGGGCGCGCGGCCCTCGTGGCCAGGTACCCGCAGTACACGGCCATGCCGCCGGCCGGGCCGTTCCTGCGCATCGAGGTGCACCGCTGGTCGTCCTGGTCTGCGCGCTGAGGGCGAGGCAGGATGTGCGGCTGCGCCGGCCCGCCGCTTGCCCCTTCTCTTACCTGTTGTCACGGCACTAGTTCGCCTCACCCGGCCAGACCGCGGCGACATCCACCAACGCGGCCCCAACGGCACCGAAGACAGCTCGGCAGGGCGCCGACCGGCCGGCTCGGCTCACCGACGAGGGCGCCGACCGGCCGGCTCGGCTCACCGACGACGGGGTCGATCGGCCGCACTAGTGGGTAGCGCAGCGGCGGTTGACTATCTCCGCGGATTCGAGGCTCTGGCGCAGATTAGGTGATGGACGTCGGCCGACGAGTCGTTGCACGGCTGAAGGCGGTTGAGGTCGCCGACCGCTTCCACCTTTGGCAATACCTGCCCCCGGCTGTTGGAAGTACCTGGCCCCGGTGTTGGGAGTACCTAGCCGCCGCTGTGGATAAGGCCGTCGCCCGGCATACCGGCATGAGAGCTACCTCGACGAACCGATCGACCCGACCCCGCCACGCCCACCAAGGCGATGGCCGTCGAGCCGGCTGGGGCGGTGGCGGTCGAGCCGGCTGGGGCGGTGGCGGTCGAGCCGGCTGGGGCGGTGGCGGTCGAGCCGGCTGGGGCGGGACGGCCGGCTCATCCCCGGGGTGCGGGGGCAGGTGCGCGGGCGTGGCCGTCGAGCCGACCGGGGGATGGCCGAACGCAGCCGCGCCCATCGTGCCCTGGTCCACGAGCTGCTGGCGCACGGTGTCGGATTCCGGCAGATTGCCGGGCATCATGGTTGGTCGCACCGCGCGGGTATCGAAATTTGACCACCTCGCCACCTGGCAGGAGTCGGTGGTGGACAGAGGCCACGACCGTGCCTGGTCGAACCGTTCAAGCCCGATCGCTTCGCGGCATCGGTGAATGCCGTGTCAAGGTCAGCACCCTGTGTCGCGAGATCACGGCTCATGGCGTCACACCGACAGCTACCCGGCTGTCCGTAAGTTCGTCGAACGGCCGCAGCCCCGGCAAACTCGAGCTCGGTCTCCGCGGCGCGGGCGATCCGGTCGGCGGAGAAGGTCAGGCGGCGCAGCGGCCGGGCGACCGCGCGGGCCATCATCAGCGACAGCGCGACCATGACCAGCAGCAGGAACAGGGTGCCGCCGCCGGGCGATGGGTCTGCGGGTGGTCGGGTGGATGGCGACCCGATCCGGCGTCCGCGGCAAACCCGACCTGGCGACAACGCCCCGCCTGCGGTAACGCCCCGCCTGCGGTCGGTGCGACACGTGGACGGGTGGATCTGCCGGCACCCGGACAACCTGGTCGACCGCGACATCGAGCAGCCCCGGCAGATGCTGGACCGCTGCCCAGAGCTGCGATCCGTTGTGGAACTGGTCCGCTCTGGCCGACACGATGACCGACTGAACGGGAGACGTCTCGCCGGGTGGATCACCGCAGCCGAGCAGGCCGCGTTACGCCGAGCAGGCCGCGTTACGCCGAGCAGGCCGCGTTACGCCGAGCAGGCCGCGTTACGCCGAGCAGGCCGCGTTACGCCGAGCAGGCCGCGTTACGCCGAGCAGGCCGCGTTGCCAGGCATCGGTCGCTTCGCCACTGGCCTGACCGTCGACCTCGCTGCGGTCACCGTCGGGCTGAGCCTGCCCTTCAGCTCCGGACCAGCGCGGCCCACCAGCTGTATTTATAGCGATGTGCCGGTTGGCTTGGCGATCCAGCTATTGCTACCGCGGTGAGTGTGACGGTGGTGCGAGCGGTCGCGATTTCGTCGTGGGTGCGCGCCGGGTTTGTGGCTTGGGCGCTTGAGCGGCCGGCCGTTGCGGAGGTCTGTGGTGGCCCTACTGGCTGCGGCGCGGCGGCCGATCCCGCCGCCGGTACTACCGCTTCGCCCCGGTGGTGCACAGACCGCGCAACTGGCCCTCGCCGCCGGTCGAAGCCGTAGAACCGGCCCTCCGGCCAGGCCGAAGCTGAGCGGGTGTCCGGGTGCGGGTTCGGCTGGGTTGGGTGGCGCCGGGGTTTGGGTGGTGGCGGGTCAGCCCGGCGGCGTGGGTCGGGGAGGGACCGGCCACGGGGCGGTCCGGTGAGGTGGTCGGCGCGGTTGTTGCGGTTGGGGTGGCCGGTGGGCGTACTGGAGGATTTGGGGTTTGATCAGGTGTTTTGTTTGATGCGGTTGGTTAGTTCCGCGATCTGGTTGTAGAGGGAGCGGCGCTCGGCCATGTGCTGGCGGATCTTGCGGTCCGCGTGCATGACGGTGGTGTGGTCGCGGCCGCCGAAGGCCTGGCCGATGCGGGGCAGTGAGAGTTCGGTGAGTTCGCGGCAGAGATACATCGCGACCTGGCGGGCGTTGACCAGGACGCGGGAGCGGGAGTGGCCGCGGAGGTCTTCGAGGCTTACGCCGAAGTAGTCCGCGGTCGAGACCATGATCTGGTCCGCGGTGATTTCCGGGCCGGCGCCGTCGGGCATGAAGTCGCGGAGTACCTCTTCCGCCAGCGAGAGCTGCACCGACGAGCGGGTCAGGCTGGCGAAGGCGGTGACGCGGATGAGGGCGCCCTCGAGTTCGCGGATGGAGTTCGAGACGCGGGAGGCGATGAACTCCAGGACGTCGTCGGGGGCGTACATGCGCTCCTGCGCGGCCTTCTTCTGCAGGATGGCGATGCGGGTCTCGAGGTCCGGCGGCTGGATGTCGGCGAGCAGGCCCCACTCGAACCTGGTGCGCATCCGGTCCTCGAGCGTGGCGAGCTGGCGCGGCGAGCGGTCCGAGCTGATCACGATCTGCTTGTTGGCGTTGTGCAGGGTGTTGAACGTGTGGAAGAACTCCTCCTGCGTGCGCTCGCGGTTCTCCAGGAACTGGATGTCGTCGATCAGCAGGATGTCGACGTCGCGGTAGCGGCGCTGGAAGGCCTGCGTCTTGTCGTCGCGCAGGGAGTTGATGAAGTCGTTGGTGAATTCCTCGGTGGAGACGTAGCGGACCGAGCGGGCGTGGCCGAGGGTCGTCGCGTAGTGGCCGATGGCGTGCAGCAGGTGTGTCTTGCCCAGTCCCGAGCTGCCGTAGATGAACAGCGGGTTGTAGGCCTTCGCCGGTGACTCGGCGACGGCAACCGAGGCGGCGTGCGCGAAGCGGTTCGAGGAGCCGATGACGAACGTCTCGAACATGTACTTCGGATTCAGGCGGTTGCCGTCGTTGCCGCCCGGACGGCGGTCGCCCGGCTGGCCGCGCATGTCCATCGGTGCCCGGCCGGGGCCGTTGTCGCCGCCGTGGCGCATCTGCACGTTGTCGTCGCGGCGGTCCTGGCCGAGCAGGGCCGGGCGGTCGTCGGGGCGGCGCTGGTTGTCCCGCAGCTGTGCCTGGTCGGAGGCCATCCGGCGGCCGCCCTGGTCGTTCGACGGGTCCGCGAAGTGCGGCATCTGCCGGGGTGCCTCGCGGCGCTGCGGCTCCGAGTCGGCGCGGTTCGGCGCCGGGGACTTCGGGTCCTTCTGCTCCGGTGCCGGTGACTTGGCCGGCTCGGGCTGCTGCGGCAGCGGCGCTGCGAACAGCGCGTCCTGGCCGTCGCGCGGGTGGCCCGACTGGGCCGGGCGCGGGAACGGCGCCTGCGCCGAACCGGTCGGGCCGTCCGCCGACTCATAGTTCTGCTCGTACTGGTCGTCGAAGGTCTGCGGGTAGCTCTCCGGATGACCGAACGACGGCGCCTGGGGATAGCGGTCCGGGTAGGACGGCGGCTGCTGGTCGGCGTAGTGCGCGGGCGGCAGCTGCGTCGCCGGCTCGGGCGGGGGCGTGCCGTAGACCGTGCCCGGGTGACCCGTGCCGTCCTCCGGCGGGCGCACGGTCACGGCGACCTGGATCGGCCGGCCCAGCCTGCGCGACAGCGCCTCGGTGATGGCCAGCCGCAGCCGGGACTCGATCACGTCGCGGGTATAGGTGTCGGGCACCGACAACAGCGCGGTGTCCTCAACTATGGCGCGCAGGCGGGTGAGCCGCAGGTACGCACGCTGCTGGGCGGACGCGATCTCGTCCGCCAGCTCGTCCGTCGCAGCGGTCCATACCCCGCCAAGGTCGACCGTATCGGCCACCGCCGCGCCACCCCCATCGCCGCCGGTTCCCCGGTGGCCTTGTCCGGCTTCCGCCGATCCTGCCTGTCGTCGCCCGTAGGGGCGACGGACCGGCTTCCCCCAACCCAGCACATTCAACCTGCTGAACGTGCGCGGCGGCGCCGGCTATCCACAGGTTATCCACAACCTGTGCACTTGTCGGCGGTCGCTCCCCGGCCGGATGGTCGGCAGACTTCCCGGAGCCTGTGCTGGCGCGGGAAAACAGGCTCACCGTGCCGAACGATTTACCGCCTCGTCCGGTTTTGGCCAGCTCGACGCGGTATGCGAACAGCGCTGAAGACCAGCAAACGGGCACGCTAACAGCGCGGCCGGTCCTGCATCAACCGCCGGTACCCACCCCGGGTAAGACCTGGCACGAAAAGATTCACTCCGTACGCAGAATGGCCGACCTCAGTGACGGAGCGCAGCCGGGAGAGGATCTGTCGGCGTGCCGTCCCGGTGATGGTTGACCACGGTAGGGGCGCTGCGTAGGGTCGGGCGGTTGCTCCGCCGCCCTCTGCTAAAGTGGCGTCTTGCAGCTTTGATGCCCCCTGGACGCCTGCGGGTCGTCCGACGAAGACGGAGTTCTGACGTGAGCAAGCGCACCTACCAGCCGAACAACCGCCGGCGCGCGAAGACCCACGGTTTCCGGCTGCGCATGCGCACCCGTGCCGGTCGTGCCATCCTCGCCACCCGTCGCGCCAAGGGCCGCGACAAGCTGTCGGCCTGAGCCGAAGCTGGTCAGGCCGGATGCCCGGGTAGTCGTGCTGGCCGCGGCGCAACGACTGCGGCGTAGCACCGACTTCGCCGCAGCGGTTCGCGGTGGTCGTCGGGCAGGCCGGGGCACGGTGGTCGTCCATTTACTTCTCGATGAGCCGGCGCAAGCCTCCACGGCGCGCGCCGGCTTCGTCGTGTCCAAGGCCGTCGGCAACGCCGTGGTCCGCAACAAGGTCCGGCGGCGGCTGCGCCACCTGGTCCGGCCCCGCCTGACCGATCTGCCGGACGGCACCCTGCTGGTGGTCCGCGCGCTCCCGGCTTCGGCCTCCGCCTCCTTCGAGAGGCTCGGCACCGATCTGGACGCCGCCCTCGCGGCGGCACGGTCGCCCCGGCGGCGGCGATGACCACGCCACGCGGACCGGTCGCCCGGGTGCTGACGTGGGGCATCGTCGCGTACCGTCGTTACTTGAGCCCGGCACTGCCGGCCCGCTGTCGGTTCTACCCCTCGTGCAGCGCGTACGCCCTGGAGGCCATCGCGAAGCACGGCGCTCTTCGAGGGACCGCCCTGGCGATCTGGCGGCTGTTGCGCTGCCACCCCTTCCACCCTGGCGGGTTCGATCCGGTGCCTGACCCGATCCGTCACCGTCCTGCTGATGTGACTGGAGCATGAATTGAGTCTCGACTGGATCTACTACGCCATTTCGTGGATCCTCCTTCGCTGGCACGGCCTGTGGGAGGCCATCGGCATCCCCTCGACCCCGGTGCTCGGCACCAACTGGGCCTGGATCCTGGCGATCGTCTTCCTGGTGGTGACGCTCCGGATCATCCTGTTCCCGGTCTTCGTCAAGCAGATCAAGTCCCAGCGGGCGATGCAGGCGTTGCAGCCCAAGGTGAAGGAGCTGCAGGAGAAGCACAAGGGTGACCGCGAGACGCTCCAGAAAGAAATGATGGAGCTGTACAAGGTCGAGAAGGCCAACCCCCTCATGGGCTGCCTCCCGATGTTCCTGCAGATCCCGGTCTTCCTCGGCCTGTTCCACGTCCTGCGCCGGCTCTCCCCGGACAACACCCAGAAGACCCTGTACGGCTGGACGGTCGAGCAGTTCGACAGCGCCACCCACGCGGCGCTGTTCACCGCGCCGCTGCCGTCGAAGTTCGGTTCCTCCCCGGCCGAGCTCGCCGCCCTCGGCGCGAACGGCACCACGGTCAAGATCGTCGCCGGCATCCTGGTTCTGATCATGATGGCGACCACGTACCTCACCAGCCGCCAGATGATCCTCAAGACCGGCTGGGCCGAGGACCCGCAGCAGAAGATGATCCAGCGCCTGATGCTGTACGGCATCCCGCTCTCGCTGCTCGTCTCCGGCGCGCTGTTCCCCATCGGCGTGGTCATCTACTGGGTCACGAACAACCTCTTCAGCCTGGCGCAGCAGCAGTGGGTCCTGCGCAAGTTCCCGCCGCCGCAGATGGCCAACTCCAAGTCGGGCTCGACGACCCGCCCGAGCGGCTCCGCGGCCAAGCCCGGCGCCAAGGGCCCGAAGAGCCCCATCCAGAGCGGCCGCACCGGCGGCCTGTTCGGCCGCAAGCCGGCCGCGGAGCCGGAGTCGAAGAGCCCGGTGGTGGACACCAAGGCGCTGGCGCCCAAGCCCGGCGCCAAGCCGGTGAACCCGAAGAAGGGCGCCAGACCCGCCAACAAACCGCAGGGATGACGCGGCAGCGGCCCGGGTTCCGACCCGGGCCGCATGCGCCCCCTGACGGCGTGGCGACAAAGACCTCCCCGCGCCGGCTTGCCCACCGGGCACCGATGCGGGAAACAGCGGACCGAGCAGGTCCGGCCCGAGTGAGTACGGAGATGAGACCGTGACCGACACCAGCACTCCCAGCGCAGAGCAGTCCTCCGAGGAGACCGCTTCCGCCACCGCCGCGGAGTCCGCCGGTACCGAGGAGACCAAGAAGTCGGAGTCCACGACCACGGACTCCGACCTGTTCCGGCAGAGCGAGATCGCTGCCGACTACGTGGAGGGCCTGCTCGACATCCTCGACTACGACGGCGACATCGACGAGCTCGTGTCGGCCGGCCGGCCGATGGTCGAGGTCGTCGGCGGCCGGCTTCAGCCGCTCGTCGGCCAGCGCGGCGCCACGCTGGAGGCGTTGCAAGAGCTGACCCGTCTTGCGATCTTCCGGGCGACCGGCTCGCCGAGCCGGCTGCTGCTGGACATCGGCGGGTACCGGGCGACGCGCCGGAAGGAACTGACCGCGGTGGCGCGTAATGCGGTCGAGAAGGTCAAGGAGCACGGGGACGCTGTTCGGCTGGAGCCGATGTCGGCGTTCGAGCGCAAGTGCGTGCATGACGTGGTCAACGCGATCCAGGGCGTGCAGAGCGAGTCCGAGGGCGTTGAGCCGAGTCGGCGCATTGTGGTTCGGCCGGCTGACTGAGCTATGACCAACCCACGCTTCGGCGCGGGTGACGACGGCCCGGGTGATGTCGTGCCCGGGCCGTCGTCGTCTCCGCTGCCTTCCACCGCTTCTGTTGGTTCGTCTGGTTCTGTTGGTTCGGCTGGTTCTGTTGGTTCGTATGGTCCTGTGCGTTCGTCTGGTTCTGTTGGTTCGGCTGGTTCCGTTGGTTCGTCCGGTGCTGCGCGTTCCGCTGGTCCCGTCGGATCGTCGGGTCCTGTTGGTTCGTCCGGGCCAGTCAGCGAGTCTGGGCCTTCCACGACCCTGGGATCGTCGCCGTCGGGTTCTGGGTCGTCGGGTTCTGGGTCGTCGGGTTCTGGGTCGTCGGGTTCTGGGTCGTCAGGTTCCGGGTTGTCAGGTTCCGGGTCTGGGGTGCCTTCCGTTGATCCGCCCGTTGAGTATTTGGCTGCGGCTGAGCGGGCCTTCGGTGATCGGCTTCCGCTTGCCGTGCGGTATGCGGAGTTGCTGGTTACCGACGGCGTGGTGCGGGGCCTGATCGGCCCGCGCGAGGCCCCCCGCGTGTGGGAACGCCATCTGATCAACTGCTGTGTTATGTCCGAGATGATCCCTATCGGCGCTTCGGTGATCGACGTGGGGTCTGGTGCCGGTTTGCCCGGTATCGTGCTTGCAGTGGCCCGACCTGATCTCACGATCACCTTGGTCGAGCCGCTGGCACGACGAACCGCTTTCTTGTCCGAGGCGGTGACCGCACTCGGGCTCGACGCGACCGTGACGGTCGTCCGGGGCCGCGCGGAGGATCTCGTTGGTGGACCCCCCGCCGCCGATGTCGTCACCGCGCGCGCGGTCGCGCCGCTGGACCGGCTCGCCGGTTGGTGCCTGCCCCTCGCCGCCGTCGGTGGCAGGCTCCTGGCGCTGAAGGGCGCCTCGGCCGCGGAGGAGGTGGCGGAGCACCGCGAGGC belongs to Amorphoplanes digitatis and includes:
- the dnaN gene encoding DNA polymerase III subunit beta, translating into MKFRVERDALADAVAWTAKSLPSRPSVPVLAGVMLRVTDGRLHVSGFDYEVSSQVSVEVQADADGAALVSGRLLAEITKALPNKPVDIAAVGAHLELVCGSARFTLPTMPVEDYPTLPDMPSSAGTVNAQVFAAAVQQVAIAAGRDETLPMMTGVRIELNGTSMAMLATDRYRLAMRELEWSPDDPEISLNALVPAKTLNDTAKTMGPLGGEVTLALAQGNAGEGMIGFAGGTRRTTSRLLDGANYPPVRSLFPTNHNAEARLSVSALVEVVRRVALVAERTTPVLLSFGEDGLVVEAGGTEEARASEAMEATFTGEPLTIGFNPQYLIDGLQNLGAQTAVFSFVDAFKPAVISPAAEDGEIVPGYRYLIMPIRVTR
- a CDS encoding TIGR03668 family PPOX class F420-dependent oxidoreductase; this encodes MTPAELFAGARVAHLATVDDTGAPHLVPIVFALVGDVIYSAVDDKPKRHRRLRRLANVAHEPRVSVLADHYDDDWTRLWWVRADGTAAVLPDSAEGRAALVARYPQYTAMPPAGPFLRIEVHRWSSWSAR
- the dnaA gene encoding chromosomal replication initiator protein DnaA, yielding MADTVDLGGVWTAATDELADEIASAQQRAYLRLTRLRAIVEDTALLSVPDTYTRDVIESRLRLAITEALSRRLGRPIQVAVTVRPPEDGTGHPGTVYGTPPPEPATQLPPAHYADQQPPSYPDRYPQAPSFGHPESYPQTFDDQYEQNYESADGPTGSAQAPFPRPAQSGHPRDGQDALFAAPLPQQPEPAKSPAPEQKDPKSPAPNRADSEPQRREAPRQMPHFADPSNDQGGRRMASDQAQLRDNQRRPDDRPALLGQDRRDDNVQMRHGGDNGPGRAPMDMRGQPGDRRPGGNDGNRLNPKYMFETFVIGSSNRFAHAASVAVAESPAKAYNPLFIYGSSGLGKTHLLHAIGHYATTLGHARSVRYVSTEEFTNDFINSLRDDKTQAFQRRYRDVDILLIDDIQFLENRERTQEEFFHTFNTLHNANKQIVISSDRSPRQLATLEDRMRTRFEWGLLADIQPPDLETRIAILQKKAAQERMYAPDDVLEFIASRVSNSIRELEGALIRVTAFASLTRSSVQLSLAEEVLRDFMPDGAGPEITADQIMVSTADYFGVSLEDLRGHSRSRVLVNARQVAMYLCRELTELSLPRIGQAFGGRDHTTVMHADRKIRQHMAERRSLYNQIAELTNRIKQNT
- the rpmH gene encoding 50S ribosomal protein L34 produces the protein MSKRTYQPNNRRRAKTHGFRLRMRTRAGRAILATRRAKGRDKLSA
- the rnpA gene encoding ribonuclease P protein component; this translates as MLAAAQRLRRSTDFAAAVRGGRRAGRGTVVVHLLLDEPAQASTARAGFVVSKAVGNAVVRNKVRRRLRHLVRPRLTDLPDGTLLVVRALPASASASFERLGTDLDAALAAARSPRRRR
- the yidD gene encoding membrane protein insertion efficiency factor YidD, with the protein product MTTPRGPVARVLTWGIVAYRRYLSPALPARCRFYPSCSAYALEAIAKHGALRGTALAIWRLLRCHPFHPGGFDPVPDPIRHRPADVTGA
- the yidC gene encoding membrane protein insertase YidC; amino-acid sequence: MSLDWIYYAISWILLRWHGLWEAIGIPSTPVLGTNWAWILAIVFLVVTLRIILFPVFVKQIKSQRAMQALQPKVKELQEKHKGDRETLQKEMMELYKVEKANPLMGCLPMFLQIPVFLGLFHVLRRLSPDNTQKTLYGWTVEQFDSATHAALFTAPLPSKFGSSPAELAALGANGTTVKIVAGILVLIMMATTYLTSRQMILKTGWAEDPQQKMIQRLMLYGIPLSLLVSGALFPIGVVIYWVTNNLFSLAQQQWVLRKFPPPQMANSKSGSTTRPSGSAAKPGAKGPKSPIQSGRTGGLFGRKPAAEPESKSPVVDTKALAPKPGAKPVNPKKGARPANKPQG
- a CDS encoding protein jag codes for the protein MTDTSTPSAEQSSEETASATAAESAGTEETKKSESTTTDSDLFRQSEIAADYVEGLLDILDYDGDIDELVSAGRPMVEVVGGRLQPLVGQRGATLEALQELTRLAIFRATGSPSRLLLDIGGYRATRRKELTAVARNAVEKVKEHGDAVRLEPMSAFERKCVHDVVNAIQGVQSESEGVEPSRRIVVRPAD
- the rsmG gene encoding 16S rRNA (guanine(527)-N(7))-methyltransferase RsmG, which encodes MPSVDPPVEYLAAAERAFGDRLPLAVRYAELLVTDGVVRGLIGPREAPRVWERHLINCCVMSEMIPIGASVIDVGSGAGLPGIVLAVARPDLTITLVEPLARRTAFLSEAVTALGLDATVTVVRGRAEDLVGGPPAADVVTARAVAPLDRLAGWCLPLAAVGGRLLALKGASAAEEVAEHREAIARLGGADPVVRLCGEGLIDPPTTVVEIVRERAVVKPRPRTSGRTADPGRSTGSAGGRGSGKRRSRRG